One Pseudomonas sp. MM213 genomic window, CAGCCGATAGTGCTCTGTCGTCGAAAGATAAACGCACTCCAGACCAACGACTTGATTGATTGCAAAATCGTCGCGCATTTAATTCTCTGCAAGGCTTGTTGTAGTTGGGATTTCCTTAGTTGTTGACTTATTGGTCAACCAGGCGATGCCAGTGGAAATGCGGCGCGCATGCTATCCGTAGTTATTCTAAATGTATGTATGACGATCAAATTGTCGGACAAGCGGTTGACGCAGCAAAGCGCCCTCTATCAGTAAGTGTTACTTGGGTGAAACAGTCTGTGTAACGTTTAAGTTATTGGTCTGCATAACTAACAGTTATTGGCTGCCGTCAGGCTGTTGGTATTGATAAATTCATGCACTCTCGTCAATCAGCGACGCGTCTTGATTCCTCACGTTGCCTACAGCCTTGCCAACCTTGTACCACTCGAAAACTTCGCTGCCTTCGCCTTGAAACAAGGCCATCTGTTCGGCGCGTTCCGGGGGCGTGGCGGGATCGAGCCATTCCCGTGCCAGTTCCGGCGACAACACCACCGGCCGCCGGTCGTGAATGTCGAGCATGCCACCGGCGCTGTCCGCGGTAATGATCACGAAACCGTTGTCGTCTCTCGGTTCCTCGCCATCTGTGGGAAACCGGCCAATCGCGGCACAGAAAATCGGATCGCGGTCCTGCCGCCGGATGAGCCATGGCTGTCTCGTTGAGTCCGGCGTATCGACCCATTCGAACCAGTTATCGATCGGCACAATCGCGCGGTGCGGCCAGATTGCGCGGAAGAACGGACCGTGGGCGACTTTCTCCACCCGTGCATTGATCGGTGCCGCACGATCCTTCGCCCAATGCGGCCGCCATCCCCAGCGCACCTTGTCGGCCTGGAGCCCATTGCTTTCCCGATGAAACAACGCGAGTTGATTCGTCGGCGCGGCGTTGTACCTGGCCAGCGGTTCATCGCCGACATGGTTGATCAGCGCGTCGGGAATACTCAGCACCGCCACGAAGTCATGAATGCCCCGGTATTGCGAGAGTCTTCCGCACATCGAAAGAAACCTCCGACTGGAACCTTCAGCTTAGACGCTTCACCTGCAGGAGCCCGGCTTGCCGGCGATGGCGATCTTACGGACGCCTTCGCCGGCAAGCCTGGCTCCTACGGATCGGGGGATGTTCGGGATTGGGAATTCACGCGAACCCTGTAGGAGCCGGCTTGCCGGCGATGGCGATCTTACGGACGCCTTCGCCGGCAAGCCTGGCTCCTACGGATCGTCAGGATGTTCGGGATCAGGGATTCACACGAACCCTGTAGGAGCCGGCTTGCCGGCGATGGCGATCTTACGGGCGCCTTCGCCGGCAAGCCTGGCTCCTACGGATTGGGAGATGTCCGGGATCGGGAATTCACGCGAACCCTGTAGGAGCCGGCTTGCCGGCGATGGCGATCTTACGGACGCCTTCGCCAGCAAGCCGGGCTCCTACGGATCGGGGGATGTTCGGGATTGGGGATTCACGCGAACCCTGTAGGAGCCGGCTTGCTGGCGATGGCGATCTTACGGACGCCTTCGCCGGCAAGCCTGGCTCCTACGGATTAAGGGATGTTCGGGATTGGGGATTCACGCGAACCCTGTAGGAGCCGGCTTGCTGGCGATGGCGATCTTACGGACGCCATCGCCAGCAAGCCGGCTCCTACGGATTGGGGGATGTTCGGGATTGGGGATTCACGCGAACCCTGTAGGAGCCGGCTTGCTGGCGATGGCGATCTTACGGACGCCATCGCCAGCAAGCCGGCTCCTACGGATCGCGGGGATGTTCGGGATTGGGAATTCACGCGAACCCTGTAGGAGCCGGCTTGCCGGCGATGGCGATCTTACGGGCGCCTTCGCCGGCAAGCCTGGCTCCTACGGATTGGGGA contains:
- a CDS encoding SOS response-associated peptidase; protein product: MCGRLSQYRGIHDFVAVLSIPDALINHVGDEPLARYNAAPTNQLALFHRESNGLQADKVRWGWRPHWAKDRAAPINARVEKVAHGPFFRAIWPHRAIVPIDNWFEWVDTPDSTRQPWLIRRQDRDPIFCAAIGRFPTDGEEPRDDNGFVIITADSAGGMLDIHDRRPVVLSPELAREWLDPATPPERAEQMALFQGEGSEVFEWYKVGKAVGNVRNQDASLIDESA